The Aquipuribacter nitratireducens genomic interval CGGCCCAACCCCGGCCTCATGCCGCCGCGGCCGGCCGCCGGTCGTCCCGGCGCCGCCCCCGGTCGCGGTCGTCCCGGTGCCCCCGGGGCCCCCGGTGGCCGTGGTCGTGGCCCCGGTGGTCCGGGCGGCCCCGGTGGTCCCGGTGGTCCCGGCGGTCCGGGTCGCCTGCCGACCAGCGGCGGCTTCGGCAAGGGCAGCCGCGGTCGCGGCGGCACGCAGGGCGCGTTCGGTCGCGGTGGCGGCCGACCCGTGCGCGGTCGCAAGTCAAAGCGGCAGAAGCGCCAGGAGTTCGACAACATGTCGGCCCCGACGCTCGGTGGCGTCGACGTCCCCCGCGGTGACGGCTCGACCGTCGTCCGGCTCCGTCGCGGCTCGAGCCTGACGGACTTCGCCGACAAGATCGACGCGAACCCCGGCTCGCTCGTCAAGGTGCTGTTCGGCCTCGGCGAGATGGCGACGGCCACGCAGTCCCTCGACGAGGACACGTTCCAGCTGCTCGGCAACGAGCTCGGCTTCGACGTGCAGATCGTGTCCCCGGAGGACGAGGACCGCGAGCTCCTCGAGGGCTTCGCCATCGACCTCGACGAGACGTACGAGGACGAGGCGCTCGCGCCCCGCCCGCCGGTCGTCACGGTCATGGGTCACGTCGACCACGGCAAGACGAAGCTGCTCGACGCCGTCCGCTCCACCGACGTGGTCGCGGGGGAGTCCGGCGGCATCACGCAGCACATCGGCGCGTACCAGGTGCACCACGTCCACGAGGACGTCGACCGGCCGCTCACCTTCATCGACACCCCCGGTCACGAGGCGTTCACCGCCATGCGTGCCCGTGGTGCGAAGGTGACGGACATCGCAATCCTCGTCGTGGCCGCCGACGACGGCGTCATGCCGCAGACCATCGAGGCGCTCAACCACGCCCAGGCCGCGGACGTGCCGATCGTCGTGGCGGTCAACAAGGTCGACAAGCCCGGCGCGAACCCGGACAAGGTGAAGGGCCAGCTCGCCGAGTACGGCCTCGTGAGCGAGGACTACGGCGGCGACACGATGTTCGTCGAGGTGTCGGCGCTGCAGCGCACGGGCATCGACGACCTCCTCGACGCCGTCCTCCTCACCGCGGACGCCGCCCTGGAGCTGCGGGCGGCGCCGGACACCGATGCGCGCGGCATCTCGATCGAGGCGAACCTCGACAAGGGCCGCGGCCCGGTCGCGACCGTCCTCGTCCAGCAGGGCACCCTGCGGGTCGGCGACGCGATCGTCGCCGGCACCGCCTACGGCCGCGTCCGTGCGATGTTCGACGAGCACGGCGACACCGTCGAGGAGGCGTTGCCGGCGCGTCCGGTGCAGGTTCTCGGCCTCACGAGCGTCCCCGGCGCCGGCGACACGTTCCTCGTGGCGCCGGACGACCGGACCGCTCGGCAGATCGCCGAGAAGCGCGAGGCCGTCGAGCGCAACGCGGCCCTGGCGAAGGCCCGCAAGCGGATCACGCTCGAGGACTTCACCCAGGCGCTGCAGCAGGGCAAGGTCGAGACCCTCAACCTCATCCTCAAGGGCGACGTCTCCGGTTCCGTGGAGGCCCTCGAGGAGGCCCTCATGCAGCTCGACGTGGGCGACGACGTGCAGCTGCGCGTCATCGACCGCGGCGTGGGTGCCATCACCCGCACCAACGTCATGCTCGCGAGCGCGTCGAACGCCGTCGTCATCGGCTTCAACGTGCGCCCCGACGGCCCGGCGACCCAGCTCGCCGACCGCGAGGGCGTGGACATGCGCTACTACTCGGTCATCTACGCGGCGATCGAGGACATCGAGAACGCGATGAAGGGCATGCTCAAGCCGGAGTTCGAGGAGGTCCAGCTCGGGACCGCCGAGATCCGCGAGGTGTTCCGCTCCTCGAAGTTCGGCAACATCGCCGGTTGCATCGTCCGGGACGGCCTCATCCGCCGCAACGCCCGCGCCCGCCTGGTCCGCGACGGCGTCGTGGTGCAGGAGGACCTCAAGATCGAGTCGCTGCGCCGGTTCAAGGACGACGCGACGGAGGTCCGCGAGGGCTACGAGTGCGGTATCGGGCTCGGGTCGTTCAACGACATCCGCGTCGAGGACGTCATCGAGACGTTCGAGATGCGCGAGAAGCCGCGCGACTGAGGCACTGCCGCAGCAGCGCACGCACCACCTGGCAACACAACGGTGGCGGCGCCGTCGGGACCACCCGACGGCGCCGTCGTCGTCCGAGGAGGAGGAGACAGACATGGCGGACCCCGCACGGGCGCGGCGGCTGGCCGACCGCATCAAGGTCGTCGTCGCCGAGACGCTCGACAAGCGGATCAAGGACCCGCGGCTCGGCTTCGTCACCGTCACCGACGCCCGGGTCACCAACGACCTGCAGCACGCGACGGTCTTCTGGACCGTCTACGGCGACGACGAGGCGAAGGTCGCGACCGCGGCGGCGCTGGAGTCCGCCAAGGGCGTGCTGCGCAGCGAGGTCGGCCGCCAGACGCAGGTCCGGCTGACCCCCACCCTCGAGTTCGTCCTCGACGCCGTGCCGGAGACGGCCAGCCGGATCGACGACGCCCTCGCCGCGGCCCGCGCGCGTGACGCCGAGATCGCAGCGGCCGCGGTGGGCGCCACGCCCGCGGGCGAGGCGGACCCGTACCGGACGCCGCGCGAGCCGGACGAGGACACGGGCGACCCCGGCGACCTCGGCGACCTCGGTGGCGCCGGGGACACCGAGGACGAGGAGCCGGGGACCCGCTGACCGCGCAGCACGGCGGCGGTCGGCGCCTGGCCCTACGGTGAGCCGCGTGCGCCCGACTCGTCCCCCTCGCCCGCTGCGCCGCACGGCGCTCGCGGGCGGGCTCGTCCTCGCCCTCGCGGGCTGCTCCGTCACGGTGAGCCTCGGCTCCGACGCCGCCCGCCTCGCCGAGGAGGCCGAGCACGCCGTGTGGGTGTACCCCCGGGCGGGTGCCGGCCACGTCCACCCGGACACCACCGTGTCGTTCCGGGGCGCCACGCCCGCCGGGCTCGGCGACGTCACGGTCACCGGGTCGGCCAGCGGCGACCACCCCGGCACGCTGCGGGCCCACCCGGACGGCGACGGCGTGACGTTCGTGCCGGACGAGCCGTTCGACGCGGGGGAGACGGTCACGGTCCGGACGGACGCCGACGTCGTGGGGGCGGACGAGGACGGCGCGTTCGAGCTGGGTGTCTTCACGCCCGTCGACCTCGGCGGCGGCGAGGGCAGCGCCCCGGTGCCCGACGGCACGCACCGCCCGGCGCGGGAGCTGCGCACCGCACCGGGCGCCGGTGTCGCCGACGTCCGAGTCGAGCTCGGGGAGGACGCCGGACCGGACGGTCTTGTCCTGGGCTCCGCCGGGGAGAACGGCGAGGGCGTGGCCGACCAGGTCGTGCTGCTGCGACCGGACGGCGGCCTCGTGTTCAGCTCGGCCGCCCGCGCGGGCTCCGCCGACGGCACGGAGAACGCGTCGGTGCAGGTGCTCGACGGCGAACCGGTCCTCACGTGGTTCGAGGGGGAGTCGACGGAGGTGCTGGGGGCCTTCCGCGGCCGCTTCGTCGTCGTCGACGACACCTACACCGAGATCGCGTCGCTCGAGGGGGAGAACGGCTACGAGCCGGACCTCCACGAGCTGCGGATCACCGACCGCGGGACCGCCGTCTACACGTGCTACGTGCCGCAGCGCGTCGACCTCACCGACCTCGGGGGTCCCGTCGACGGGGTCGTCGTCGACTCCGTCGTCCAGGAGGTCGACCTCGACACCGGCGACGTGCTCTTCGAGTGGCACGCCCTCGACGACCTCGACCCCGGCACCGCGCTCGAGCCGGTGCGCGGGAGCAGCCTCGACGCCACCCACATCAACTCCATCGACGAGGACCGTCACGGCGACCTCCTGCTGTCGCTGCGGCACGTCAGCTCGCTCGTGCAGGTCGACCGCGGCTCCGCCACCGTCCAGTGGGGGATCGGGGGCGGGGACCCGACGGGCGACTGGTCCGACGGGGTCGAGCGGCCGGACTTCCCCTACCTCGACCTCGACGGCACCCCGCCGAGCTACCAGCACGACGCCCGGTGGGTCGACGCCGACACCCTCACGTTCTTCGACAACGCCAACGTGAGGCGCGGCCCGTCGCGCGGGGTCGTGCTCGACGTCGACCCCGTCGAGGGGACCGCGACGACGCGGGAGGAGGTGACGTCGTCGGACGAGCTGTTCGCGCTCTACGGCAGCTCCGCGCGAAGCGCCGACGACGGCAGCTGGCTCCTCGCCTTCGCCGACAGCGGGACGGTCACGTGGCACGGCCCGGACGACCCGAACGGCAGGGAGTCGTGGCGGGCGACGATGGGGTCGACGAGCTACCGGGCCGAGGTGGTCGACTGGACGGCGGAGCCCGCCGCCGACCCGCTCGTCGCCCCCACGTCCGACGGTGTGGCCGTCTCGTGGAACGGCGCCACGGAGGTCGTCACCTGGCAGGTCGAGACCGCGGACGGCGGCACGGTCGAGGCGGCGTGGGAGGACCTCGAGACCGAGGTCCCGCTCCCCGGTGGGGCGGTCCCGGTGCGGGTGAGCGCCCTCGACGCCGACGGCGAGGTGCTGCGCACGGTCGCGGTCGAGGTCGGGTGAGCGTGGGCGGTGGACCGGACGGCGCCCCCGTGGGCGTCGTCGTCGTCGACAAGCCCCCGGGCTGGACGTCGCACGACGTCGTCGGCCGGGTCCGTCGGCTCCTCCGCACCCGTCGGGTCGGGCACGCGGGGACGCTCGACCCGATGGCGACCGGCGTGCTCGTGGTCGGGGTGGGGTGGGCGACCCGGCTGCTCACCCACCTCGTCGGTCACGACAAGGACTACCTCGCGACCGTCCGGCTCGGTGTCGCGACCGTCACCGACGACGCCGAGGGGGAGCCGACCGGGGGAGCGGACGCCTCCGCGCTCGACGGCGCGGCGCTCGAGGACGCGCTCGAGCGGCTGCGCGGGCAGCAGCTGCAGCGACCGTCGTCGGTGAGCGCGGTGAAGGTCGACGGCCGCCGCTCCTACGCCCGCGTGCGGGCGGGCGAGGCCGTGGAGCTCGAGGCACGGCCGGTGACCGTCGAGCGCCTCGACGTCCTCGCGGTGCGAGGGCCGGGCGGGACGGGCGTGACGGGTCGTGACGGTGCCGTCCCGGCGGGCTGTCTCGACGTCGACGTCGTGACGACCGTCTCCGCGGGCACCTACGTCCGCGCGCTCGCCCGCGACCTCGGGGCCGCCCTCGGTGTCGGCGGCCACCTCACCGCGCTGCGCCGCACGCGGTCGGGGCCGTTCACCGTCGCCGACGCCGTGGCCGTCCCCGGTCGCGACGCCGACGACCTGGCGGCGGCAGCGGCCGCCGACGAGCTCACGGGCCGCCTCCTCGACCTCCCGGCCGTCGCCCGCCGGTGCTTCCCCGTCCACGAGGTCGACGCGGCGCTCGCCGCTCGGCTGCGGCACGGGCAGCGGCTGCCGCCGTGGGACGGTCCCGCCGGCCCCGTGGCGGCCCTCGACCCCGCCGGGGACCTCGTCGCCCTGGTGCGGGAGGAGCGGGGTGCCGTGCGCCCCGTCCTCGTCGTGCCCCCGGACCTCCAGGGGCGCACCCTGGACCGGTGAGCCGCCCGCCCACCGTCCGTCCCGCGGCCGGCCCCCCGCCCGGGCTGCTCGTCGGCGCGGCCGTCGCGATCGCGCTGGCCGTCCTGGCCGTCGTGCTGCTCACCCCGTGGACGTCGGCGCCCCGCCCGCCCGTCGACGGCACTGCCGGGTTGCCGCCGGAGGTGGTGGCAGACGCACGTGCGCTCGCGTCGCGGCTGCGACTGCCTGCGCTCACGTCCCTCGCCACGACCGTCGTCGCCCTCGGACTGCTGGTGGTGACCCGGCCGGGCCGGTCGCTCCTGCGCACGCTGCGGCGCCGTACGCCCGGTCGGGTCGTCCTGCCGACCCTCGTCGTCGGTGTCGTCGTGCTGGCTGTCGAGGGCCTGGTCCGGGTGCCCTTCGCCGTGTGGCAGGAGCGGGTGCGCGTCGCCGAGGGGCTGTCGGTGCGCCCGCCCGGCGTCTTCGCGCAGGACCTCGCCACGGCGTGGCTGCTGCGCTCGGTCCCGGCGCTGCTCGCCGTGCTGCTCGTCGTCCTCCTCGCGCGACGGCTGCCGCGGTGGTGGCCCGGCGTCGTCGCCGCGATCGCCGCGTTCTTCGTGGTCGGGGCGTCGCTGCTGTACCCCGTGGTCGTCGAGCCTCGGTTCGCCTCCTTCGAGGACCTGCCCGACGGGCCGCTGCGCGTGGAGGTGCTCGACGTCGCCGCCCGGGCCGGGGCGCCC includes:
- the rbfA gene encoding 30S ribosome-binding factor RbfA, which produces MADPARARRLADRIKVVVAETLDKRIKDPRLGFVTVTDARVTNDLQHATVFWTVYGDDEAKVATAAALESAKGVLRSEVGRQTQVRLTPTLEFVLDAVPETASRIDDALAAARARDAEIAAAAVGATPAGEADPYRTPREPDEDTGDPGDLGDLGGAGDTEDEEPGTR
- a CDS encoding arylsulfotransferase family protein; the encoded protein is MRPTRPPRPLRRTALAGGLVLALAGCSVTVSLGSDAARLAEEAEHAVWVYPRAGAGHVHPDTTVSFRGATPAGLGDVTVTGSASGDHPGTLRAHPDGDGVTFVPDEPFDAGETVTVRTDADVVGADEDGAFELGVFTPVDLGGGEGSAPVPDGTHRPARELRTAPGAGVADVRVELGEDAGPDGLVLGSAGENGEGVADQVVLLRPDGGLVFSSAARAGSADGTENASVQVLDGEPVLTWFEGESTEVLGAFRGRFVVVDDTYTEIASLEGENGYEPDLHELRITDRGTAVYTCYVPQRVDLTDLGGPVDGVVVDSVVQEVDLDTGDVLFEWHALDDLDPGTALEPVRGSSLDATHINSIDEDRHGDLLLSLRHVSSLVQVDRGSATVQWGIGGGDPTGDWSDGVERPDFPYLDLDGTPPSYQHDARWVDADTLTFFDNANVRRGPSRGVVLDVDPVEGTATTREEVTSSDELFALYGSSARSADDGSWLLAFADSGTVTWHGPDDPNGRESWRATMGSTSYRAEVVDWTAEPAADPLVAPTSDGVAVSWNGATEVVTWQVETADGGTVEAAWEDLETEVPLPGGAVPVRVSALDADGEVLRTVAVEVG
- a CDS encoding M48 family metalloprotease, which gives rise to MSRPPTVRPAAGPPPGLLVGAAVAIALAVLAVVLLTPWTSAPRPPVDGTAGLPPEVVADARALASRLRLPALTSLATTVVALGLLVVTRPGRSLLRTLRRRTPGRVVLPTLVVGVVVLAVEGLVRVPFAVWQERVRVAEGLSVRPPGVFAQDLATAWLLRSVPALLAVLLVVLLARRLPRWWPGVVAAIAAFFVVGASLLYPVVVEPRFASFEDLPDGPLRVEVLDVAARAGAPVRDVLVSDASTRTTTLNAYVSGLGPTRRLVLQDTLLARFDDEEVRAVVAHEAAHAAARDLVRGTVVGTAATTAAVLLLGVVAVTVGARTGRAVGGASAAGPLVLALVVVPHLATPVESLVSRQVERAADRRAVEITGDGAAYADMIRTLTVVNRSDPSPPQALQWWFGSHPTPAERTTTAERAALR
- the infB gene encoding translation initiation factor IF-2, with product APAPAAPRPAAPRPSEPAPGQGAPSGQRPGPRPGAPNRPGNNPFAPSQGMPRPGGGARPGNNPFAPSQGMPRPQGRGPAGPGGPRPSPGNMPSRPNPGLMPPRPAAGRPGAAPGRGRPGAPGAPGGRGRGPGGPGGPGGPGGPGGPGRLPTSGGFGKGSRGRGGTQGAFGRGGGRPVRGRKSKRQKRQEFDNMSAPTLGGVDVPRGDGSTVVRLRRGSSLTDFADKIDANPGSLVKVLFGLGEMATATQSLDEDTFQLLGNELGFDVQIVSPEDEDRELLEGFAIDLDETYEDEALAPRPPVVTVMGHVDHGKTKLLDAVRSTDVVAGESGGITQHIGAYQVHHVHEDVDRPLTFIDTPGHEAFTAMRARGAKVTDIAILVVAADDGVMPQTIEALNHAQAADVPIVVAVNKVDKPGANPDKVKGQLAEYGLVSEDYGGDTMFVEVSALQRTGIDDLLDAVLLTADAALELRAAPDTDARGISIEANLDKGRGPVATVLVQQGTLRVGDAIVAGTAYGRVRAMFDEHGDTVEEALPARPVQVLGLTSVPGAGDTFLVAPDDRTARQIAEKREAVERNAALAKARKRITLEDFTQALQQGKVETLNLILKGDVSGSVEALEEALMQLDVGDDVQLRVIDRGVGAITRTNVMLASASNAVVIGFNVRPDGPATQLADREGVDMRYYSVIYAAIEDIENAMKGMLKPEFEEVQLGTAEIREVFRSSKFGNIAGCIVRDGLIRRNARARLVRDGVVVQEDLKIESLRRFKDDATEVREGYECGIGLGSFNDIRVEDVIETFEMREKPRD
- the truB gene encoding tRNA pseudouridine(55) synthase TruB — translated: MGGGPDGAPVGVVVVDKPPGWTSHDVVGRVRRLLRTRRVGHAGTLDPMATGVLVVGVGWATRLLTHLVGHDKDYLATVRLGVATVTDDAEGEPTGGADASALDGAALEDALERLRGQQLQRPSSVSAVKVDGRRSYARVRAGEAVELEARPVTVERLDVLAVRGPGGTGVTGRDGAVPAGCLDVDVVTTVSAGTYVRALARDLGAALGVGGHLTALRRTRSGPFTVADAVAVPGRDADDLAAAAAADELTGRLLDLPAVARRCFPVHEVDAALAARLRHGQRLPPWDGPAGPVAALDPAGDLVALVREERGAVRPVLVVPPDLQGRTLDR